Proteins from a genomic interval of Microbacterium esteraromaticum:
- a CDS encoding short-chain fatty acid transporter: protein MHTTQTRPGKRSFMRPINRFLEQWIPSALTFAIVLTFIVAILAMTLTQTSPVDVVVSWGDGLAGLLAFMTQMCLILLLGYMLANTGPVRKLLGWLARVPSNAAFAYVFVFIVAALACLITWGLGLIVGTLLAREVAVQARKRGMKVHFPLLVAAGYSGFVVWHMGYSGSGPLTAATPGSFLAPALNDEVIPVTETLFSTWNLLAAVSVIVVCSLLFFLIRPRKDDPIFELPVHVGSEEHDEADDQVVTPADRVDASRILTLALGAALAVYLVVHFVQGGTLTLDIVNWSFLALILLLVRNPFELIHLTKKAASNVGEILVQFPLYAGILGIMAGSGLIELFSNSFVAIATPVTFGVLAFLAAGVVNFFVPSGGGQFAVQGPIMLDAADQLGVDPAVAVMAVAYGDQWTNMIQPFWALPVLAIAGLKMRDILGYTFVTLLGSGVVLMTVLVLVSL from the coding sequence ATGCACACGACGCAGACACGCCCCGGCAAGCGCAGCTTCATGCGCCCCATCAACAGGTTCCTCGAACAGTGGATTCCCTCGGCGCTGACCTTCGCGATCGTCCTGACGTTCATCGTCGCCATCCTCGCGATGACACTGACACAGACGAGCCCTGTCGACGTCGTCGTCAGCTGGGGCGACGGTCTGGCGGGCCTGCTGGCCTTCATGACCCAGATGTGCCTGATCCTGCTGTTGGGGTACATGCTCGCCAACACCGGCCCCGTGCGCAAGCTGCTCGGCTGGCTCGCCCGAGTGCCCAGCAACGCGGCGTTCGCGTACGTCTTCGTCTTCATCGTCGCGGCCCTGGCCTGCCTGATCACCTGGGGGCTGGGCCTCATCGTCGGCACCCTGCTGGCCCGTGAGGTCGCCGTACAGGCACGCAAGCGCGGCATGAAGGTGCACTTCCCGCTGCTGGTGGCCGCCGGCTACTCGGGCTTCGTCGTCTGGCACATGGGCTACTCGGGTTCGGGCCCACTGACCGCAGCGACGCCGGGATCCTTCCTTGCACCGGCTCTGAACGACGAGGTCATCCCCGTCACCGAGACGCTGTTCTCGACGTGGAACCTGCTGGCCGCCGTCAGCGTGATCGTCGTCTGCTCGCTGCTGTTCTTCCTGATCCGTCCGCGCAAGGACGACCCGATCTTCGAGCTGCCGGTGCACGTCGGCTCTGAGGAGCATGATGAGGCCGACGACCAGGTCGTCACCCCCGCCGACCGCGTCGACGCGTCGCGCATCCTCACCCTCGCGCTCGGTGCGGCGCTCGCCGTCTACCTCGTCGTGCACTTCGTTCAGGGCGGCACGCTGACCCTCGACATCGTCAACTGGTCGTTCCTGGCGCTGATCCTGCTGCTGGTGCGCAACCCCTTCGAACTGATTCACCTGACCAAGAAGGCCGCATCGAACGTCGGCGAGATCCTCGTGCAGTTCCCGCTGTACGCGGGCATCCTGGGCATCATGGCCGGCTCGGGGCTGATCGAACTGTTCTCGAACTCGTTCGTCGCGATCGCCACTCCGGTCACGTTCGGCGTGCTGGCGTTCCTGGCCGCCGGTGTCGTGAACTTCTTCGTGCCCTCGGGTGGCGGGCAGTTCGCCGTACAGGGGCCGATCATGCTCGATGCCGCCGACCAACTGGGTGTCGACCCCGCGGTGGCCGTCATGGCGGTCGCCTACGGCGACCAGTGGACGAACATGATCCAGCCGTTCTGGGCGCTGCCCGTGCTGGCGATCGCCGGTCTGAAGATGCGCGACATCCTCGGGTACACCTTCGTGACGCTGCTCGGCTCGGGCGTGGTGCTGATGACCGTACTGGTGCTCGTCAGCCTCTGA
- a CDS encoding HpcH/HpaI aldolase family protein, with the protein MPLRLEPTFREALAQANRPLIGMWLSAGSTLNAEICAGSGLDWLMIDMEHGPNTLTTVQQQLQAIAAYPTTCVVRVPVNDAVIIKQVLDTGAQNLLVPMVASADEARAAVAAVRYPPEGVRGVGSALARSGRWGRVVGYVPNASETVSLFVQIESADAVDAAAEIAGVDGVDGVLVGPADLAASMGVPGQQGHPDVVAAVHRVFAAVRAAGKYVGVNAFDPAAADAYLDAGARFVTVGADVTLLARGSEALAARFIPASDAESDAY; encoded by the coding sequence ATGCCGCTTCGTCTAGAACCGACCTTCCGCGAGGCGCTCGCGCAGGCCAACCGGCCGCTGATCGGTATGTGGCTGAGCGCCGGCTCGACGTTGAACGCCGAGATCTGCGCTGGTTCGGGTCTGGACTGGCTGATGATCGACATGGAGCACGGGCCGAACACGCTCACGACCGTGCAGCAGCAGCTGCAGGCCATCGCCGCCTACCCGACCACCTGTGTGGTGCGCGTACCGGTGAACGATGCGGTGATCATCAAGCAGGTTCTCGACACCGGCGCACAGAATCTGCTGGTGCCGATGGTCGCGTCGGCCGACGAGGCACGCGCCGCCGTCGCGGCGGTGCGCTATCCGCCCGAGGGCGTGCGCGGGGTGGGTTCTGCGCTCGCCCGCAGCGGCCGCTGGGGCCGCGTCGTCGGCTACGTGCCCAACGCCTCCGAGACGGTGTCGCTGTTCGTGCAGATCGAATCGGCGGATGCCGTCGACGCCGCCGCCGAGATCGCCGGCGTCGACGGCGTGGACGGCGTGCTGGTGGGCCCGGCCGATCTGGCCGCGTCGATGGGCGTCCCCGGTCAGCAGGGGCATCCCGATGTGGTCGCCGCCGTGCACCGGGTCTTCGCGGCGGTGCGCGCCGCGGGCAAGTACGTGGGCGTGAACGCCTTCGACCCCGCCGCGGCCGACGCCTACCTCGACGCCGGCGCCCGTTTCGTCACGGTCGGCGCCGACGTGACCCTGCTCGCACGCGGCTCTGAGGCTCTGGCGGCGCGGTTCATCCCGGCATCCGATGCCGAGTCCGACGCGTACTGA
- a CDS encoding fumarylacetoacetate hydrolase family protein encodes MPAETIAALAAELAEAERTRGVIPRITARYPDATIEDSYAIQGVWRDSQVAAGRRLVGRKIGLTSKAMQQATGITEPDYGVMFDDTVYATGSEIPFDDFSNVRIEVELAFVLKQPLEGPDCTLDDALAAIDYAVPALEVLNSHIELEGRTIVDTISDNAAYGAMVLGDVRLRPDEIDLRWVPGVLSRNGQIEETGVAAGVLGHPATGVAWLANKFHQHGARLEPGEIILAGSFTRPMWVERGDTVLCDYREMGTIECRFV; translated from the coding sequence CTGCCCGCCGAGACCATCGCAGCACTGGCGGCGGAGCTCGCCGAGGCCGAACGCACCCGCGGGGTGATCCCGCGGATCACGGCACGGTATCCGGATGCCACCATCGAGGACTCCTATGCCATCCAGGGCGTCTGGCGCGACTCGCAGGTCGCTGCCGGACGCCGTCTGGTGGGGCGCAAGATCGGGCTCACCTCGAAGGCCATGCAGCAGGCGACGGGCATCACCGAGCCCGACTATGGCGTGATGTTCGATGACACCGTCTACGCAACGGGATCCGAGATCCCGTTCGACGACTTCTCGAACGTGCGTATAGAGGTCGAGCTGGCGTTCGTGCTGAAGCAGCCGCTCGAAGGCCCCGACTGCACGCTCGATGACGCCCTCGCGGCGATCGATTACGCGGTGCCCGCGTTGGAAGTGCTCAACTCGCACATCGAGCTGGAGGGTCGCACGATCGTCGACACGATCAGCGACAACGCCGCGTACGGGGCGATGGTGCTGGGTGATGTGCGTCTGCGCCCCGACGAGATCGACCTGCGCTGGGTGCCCGGCGTGCTCTCGCGCAACGGCCAGATCGAAGAGACGGGCGTTGCGGCGGGTGTGCTCGGGCATCCGGCCACCGGTGTGGCGTGGCTGGCGAACAAGTTCCATCAGCACGGCGCGCGCCTGGAGCCGGGCGAGATCATCCTGGCAGGATCGTTCACACGCCCGATGTGGGTCGAGCGCGGCGACACCGTGCTCTGCGACTACCGCGAGATGGGAACGATCGAATGCCGCTTCGTCTAG
- the hpaD gene encoding 3,4-dihydroxyphenylacetate 2,3-dioxygenase, which produces MTDKTAKTLTSSGFSVSQEAPINSDNPVATPASTPPDILRCAYMELVVTDLAASREFYVDVLGLYVTAEDDEAIYLRSTEEFIHHNLVLRKGPIAAVAAFSYRVRSAEDLDRAVAFYTELGCDVRRNPEGFVLGIGDSVRVVDPLGFPYEFFFETTHVERLSWRYDLHTPGELVRLDHFNQVTPDVPRAVRHYQDLGFRVTEDIQDESGTVYAAWMRRKPTVHDTAATGGDGPRMHHVAFATHEKHNILAICDKLGALRRSDAIERGPGRHGVSNAFYLYLRDPDGHRVEIYTQDYYTGDPDNPVITWDVHDNQRRDWWGTPVVPSWYTDASLVLDLDGNPQPVIARTDSSEMAVTIGADGFSYTRPDEGEKSMPEWKQGEYKLGHQL; this is translated from the coding sequence ATGACCGACAAGACCGCGAAGACCCTCACCTCCTCTGGCTTCTCCGTCAGCCAGGAGGCACCCATCAACAGCGATAACCCGGTGGCGACGCCCGCGTCGACCCCGCCCGACATCCTGCGCTGCGCGTACATGGAACTCGTCGTGACCGACCTCGCCGCGTCGCGCGAGTTCTACGTCGACGTGCTCGGCCTGTACGTCACCGCCGAGGACGATGAGGCGATCTACCTGCGCTCGACCGAGGAGTTCATCCACCACAACCTGGTGCTGCGCAAGGGGCCCATTGCCGCGGTGGCCGCGTTCTCGTACCGGGTGCGCAGCGCCGAGGACCTCGACCGGGCAGTGGCGTTCTACACCGAGCTCGGCTGCGATGTGCGCCGCAACCCCGAGGGGTTCGTGCTCGGTATCGGCGACTCGGTGCGCGTCGTAGACCCGCTGGGCTTCCCGTACGAGTTCTTCTTCGAGACCACGCATGTCGAGCGGTTGTCGTGGCGCTACGACCTGCACACCCCGGGTGAGCTGGTACGTCTGGACCACTTCAACCAGGTCACCCCCGACGTGCCGCGCGCGGTGCGCCACTACCAGGACCTCGGTTTCCGCGTCACCGAAGACATCCAGGACGAGTCCGGCACCGTGTACGCGGCGTGGATGCGCCGCAAGCCCACGGTGCACGACACAGCCGCGACCGGCGGCGACGGCCCCCGCATGCACCACGTCGCCTTCGCGACGCACGAGAAGCACAACATCCTCGCGATCTGCGACAAGCTCGGCGCGCTGCGCAGATCGGATGCCATCGAGCGCGGCCCCGGCCGCCACGGCGTCAGCAACGCGTTCTACCTGTACCTGCGCGACCCCGACGGGCACCGTGTCGAGATCTACACCCAGGACTACTACACGGGCGACCCCGACAATCCGGTGATCACGTGGGACGTTCACGACAACCAGCGCCGCGACTGGTGGGGCACCCCGGTGGTTCCCAGCTGGTACACCGACGCCTCGCTCGTGCTCGACCTCGACGGCAACCCGCAGCCGGTGATCGCGCGTACCGACAGCAGCGAGATGGCCGTCACGATCGGCGCCGACGGGTTCTCGTACACCCGCCCCGATGAGGGCGAGAAGTCGATGCCCGAGTGGAAGCAGGGCGAGTACAAGCTCGGACACCAGCTGTGA
- the hpaE gene encoding 5-carboxymethyl-2-hydroxymuconate semialdehyde dehydrogenase, whose amino-acid sequence MTDVYTPADLPQKIQHYIDGEFVDSVDGDTFAVLNPVTNETYVHAAAGKKADIDRAVAAAKAAFEDGPWPRMLPRERSRVLHRIADIVESRDARLAELESFDSGLPITQALGQARRAAENFRFFADLIVAQADDAYKVPGRQMNYVNRKPIGVAGLITPWNTPFMLESWKLGPALATGNTVVLKPAEFTPLSASLWAGIFEEAGLPKGVFNLVNGLGEDAGDALVKHPDVPLISFTGESSTGQLIFGNAAPYLKGLSMELGGKSPAIVFADADLDVAIDACIFGVFSLNGERCTAGSRILVERAIYDEFVERYAAQARRVKVGHPHDPATEVGALVHPEHYDKVMSYVEIGKTEGRLVAGGGRPEGFPTGNYVAPTVFADVMPDARIFQEEIFGPVVAITPFESDAEALALANNTKYGLAAYVWTNDLKRGHNFAQSVEAGMVWLNSNNVRDLRTPFGGVKASGLGHEGGYRSIDFYTDQQSVHITLGEPHNPTFGKN is encoded by the coding sequence ATGACCGACGTGTACACCCCGGCTGATCTGCCGCAGAAGATCCAGCACTACATCGACGGCGAGTTCGTCGACTCGGTCGACGGCGACACCTTCGCGGTGCTCAACCCCGTCACCAACGAGACCTACGTGCACGCCGCGGCCGGCAAGAAGGCCGATATCGACCGTGCCGTCGCGGCAGCCAAGGCCGCGTTCGAAGACGGCCCGTGGCCGCGGATGCTGCCGCGCGAGCGCTCGCGGGTGCTGCACCGCATCGCCGACATCGTCGAGTCGCGCGATGCCCGCCTCGCCGAACTGGAGTCGTTCGACTCGGGCCTTCCGATCACACAGGCGCTGGGCCAGGCGCGACGCGCCGCCGAGAACTTCCGTTTCTTCGCCGACCTGATCGTGGCGCAGGCCGACGACGCCTACAAGGTGCCGGGCCGCCAGATGAACTACGTCAACCGCAAGCCCATCGGGGTTGCGGGCCTGATCACGCCGTGGAACACGCCCTTCATGCTCGAATCGTGGAAGCTGGGCCCGGCGCTGGCCACCGGCAACACGGTCGTGCTGAAGCCGGCCGAGTTCACGCCGCTGTCGGCGTCGCTGTGGGCGGGCATCTTCGAAGAGGCCGGCCTGCCCAAGGGTGTGTTCAACCTCGTCAACGGCTTGGGGGAGGATGCCGGCGATGCGCTGGTGAAGCACCCCGACGTGCCGCTGATCTCGTTCACCGGCGAGAGCAGCACCGGTCAGCTGATCTTCGGCAACGCCGCACCGTATCTGAAGGGCCTGTCGATGGAGCTGGGCGGCAAGAGCCCGGCGATCGTGTTCGCCGACGCCGATCTCGATGTCGCCATCGACGCGTGCATCTTCGGTGTCTTCTCGCTCAACGGCGAGCGCTGCACGGCGGGTTCGCGCATTCTCGTCGAGCGGGCGATCTACGACGAGTTCGTCGAGCGCTACGCCGCCCAGGCGCGTCGTGTGAAGGTCGGGCACCCGCATGACCCGGCCACCGAGGTCGGGGCGCTCGTGCATCCCGAGCACTACGACAAGGTGATGAGCTACGTCGAGATCGGCAAGACCGAGGGGCGTCTGGTCGCCGGCGGTGGCCGTCCCGAGGGCTTCCCGACGGGCAACTACGTCGCCCCGACGGTGTTCGCCGATGTCATGCCCGACGCCCGTATCTTCCAGGAGGAGATCTTCGGTCCCGTCGTGGCGATCACGCCGTTCGAATCGGATGCTGAGGCACTGGCTCTGGCCAACAACACCAAGTACGGTCTGGCGGCGTACGTCTGGACGAACGACCTCAAGCGCGGGCACAACTTCGCGCAGTCCGTCGAGGCCGGCATGGTGTGGCTGAACTCGAACAACGTGCGCGATCTGCGCACCCCCTTCGGCGGTGTGAAGGCGTCCGGCCTCGGCCACGAGGGCGGCTACCGCTCGATCGATTTCTACACCGACCAGCAGAGCGTGCACATCACGCTCGGCGAACCCCACAACCCCACCTTCGGCAAGAACTGA
- a CDS encoding GntR family transcriptional regulator has product MPTAGEGSKSEQAYTWLRERISSHRYGPGYRLVLGAIAEDLDMSVVPVREAIRRLEAEGLVTYERNVGAHVSLVDEGEYAHTMQTLGLVEGAATALSAPLLDESALRRAEEINDRMLRLLDHFDAHRFTELNRDFHSVLYEPCPNPHILDLVHRGWGRLSGIRDTTFAFVPGRARHSVEEHTHILELIRSGADALTIELAARDHRWRTMDAFLDSLHTHREEEGR; this is encoded by the coding sequence ATGCCCACCGCAGGCGAGGGCAGTAAGTCGGAGCAGGCGTACACCTGGTTGCGTGAGCGCATCAGCTCGCACCGGTACGGCCCGGGCTACCGCCTCGTACTGGGCGCCATCGCCGAAGACCTCGATATGAGCGTCGTCCCGGTGCGCGAGGCGATCCGCCGCCTCGAGGCGGAGGGGCTCGTCACCTACGAACGCAACGTCGGCGCCCACGTGTCTCTCGTCGACGAAGGCGAGTACGCCCACACCATGCAGACCCTGGGTCTGGTCGAGGGCGCCGCGACGGCACTGTCTGCCCCTTTGCTCGACGAGAGCGCGCTCCGGCGCGCCGAAGAGATCAACGACCGCATGCTGCGGCTGCTCGATCACTTCGATGCGCACCGTTTCACCGAACTCAACCGCGACTTCCACTCCGTGCTCTACGAGCCGTGCCCCAACCCGCACATCCTCGACCTCGTCCACCGCGGATGGGGACGACTGTCGGGCATCCGCGACACGACGTTCGCCTTCGTGCCGGGCCGCGCCCGCCACTCGGTCGAAGAGCACACCCACATCCTTGAGCTCATCCGTTCCGGCGCCGACGCGCTGACCATCGAGCTCGCCGCACGCGACCACCGCTGGCGCACCATGGACGCGTTCCTGGATTCCCTCCACACCCACCGCGAAGAAGAAGGACGATGA
- a CDS encoding fumarylacetoacetate hydrolase family protein, with product MTEITRPGKIIAIHLNYVSRSDQRGRRPAAPSYFFKPASSIAGTDGTVERPAGTELLAFEGEIALIIGTAARRVSVEQAWAHVAHVTASNDLGLYDLRTNDKGSNVRSKGGDGYTPVGPNLIAAADLDPGALRVRTWVNGELAQDDITAGLLFPLPQLIADLSQHFTLEPGDIILTGTPAGSSVIVPGDVVEVEVDAPTAPGAPSSGRLRTTVTQGEIPFDAQLGSMPAVDDLQREEAWGSREAAGLPASAPASAVTTHPTHEGSKNVPSAAPNPTFPDPSSAEPAAGLSAELRAKLLEAPTAGLSSQLRKRGLNSCFIDGVSANIAGSKIVGTAKTLRFVPAREDLFKTHGGGYNAQKRAFDAVEEGEIIVIEARGDATTGTLGDILALRAVARGAAGVVTDGGVRDFDAVAEIGLPVFSQGPHPSVLGRRHVPWEHDVTIGCGGATVQPGDVIVGDGDGVIVIPAHLAEEVADDALAQEHEDAWIAEQVAAGHPVDGLFPMNAQWRAAFDARSEPQTGQG from the coding sequence GTGACCGAGATCACCCGTCCCGGCAAGATCATCGCGATCCATCTCAACTACGTCTCGCGCTCCGACCAGCGCGGGCGCCGCCCCGCCGCCCCGTCGTACTTCTTCAAGCCGGCCAGCTCGATCGCGGGCACCGACGGCACCGTCGAACGCCCTGCCGGCACCGAGCTGCTTGCCTTCGAGGGCGAGATCGCCCTCATCATCGGCACCGCCGCCCGGCGCGTGTCGGTCGAGCAGGCCTGGGCGCACGTGGCACACGTGACCGCCTCGAACGACCTGGGACTGTACGACCTTCGCACCAACGACAAGGGGTCGAACGTGCGCTCGAAGGGCGGCGACGGCTACACCCCGGTCGGACCGAACCTGATCGCGGCGGCCGACCTCGACCCCGGTGCGCTGCGCGTACGCACCTGGGTCAACGGAGAACTCGCACAGGACGACATCACCGCCGGACTGCTCTTTCCCCTCCCCCAACTCATCGCCGATCTCTCGCAGCACTTCACGCTCGAACCCGGCGACATCATCCTCACCGGCACCCCGGCGGGGTCCAGCGTGATCGTGCCCGGCGACGTCGTCGAGGTCGAGGTCGACGCACCGACCGCGCCCGGGGCCCCCTCGTCGGGCCGCCTGCGCACCACTGTCACGCAGGGAGAGATCCCGTTCGACGCGCAGCTCGGCTCGATGCCCGCCGTCGATGACCTGCAGCGCGAAGAGGCCTGGGGCTCCCGCGAGGCCGCCGGCCTTCCAGCATCCGCACCCGCGTCCGCCGTCACCACCCACCCCACCCACGAGGGGTCAAAAAACGTCCCCTCCGCAGCACCCAACCCGACATTTCCTGACCCCTCATCGGCCGAGCCGGCCGCGGGGCTCTCCGCCGAACTGCGCGCCAAGCTGCTCGAGGCGCCCACCGCGGGCCTGTCGAGCCAGCTGCGCAAGCGCGGACTGAACTCGTGCTTCATCGACGGCGTCTCGGCCAACATCGCCGGCAGCAAGATCGTCGGCACCGCCAAGACGCTGCGCTTCGTGCCCGCCCGCGAAGACCTGTTCAAGACCCACGGCGGCGGCTACAACGCCCAGAAGCGCGCCTTCGACGCCGTAGAAGAGGGCGAGATCATCGTCATCGAGGCGCGCGGCGACGCCACTACCGGAACACTCGGCGACATCCTCGCACTGCGCGCCGTGGCACGCGGCGCAGCCGGTGTCGTCACCGACGGCGGTGTGCGCGATTTCGACGCCGTCGCCGAGATCGGCCTGCCCGTCTTCTCGCAGGGCCCGCACCCCTCGGTGCTCGGCCGACGTCACGTGCCCTGGGAGCACGACGTCACCATCGGATGCGGTGGCGCGACCGTGCAGCCGGGCGATGTCATCGTCGGCGACGGCGACGGCGTGATCGTGATCCCCGCCCACCTCGCCGAAGAGGTCGCCGACGACGCGCTCGCGCAGGAGCACGAGGATGCCTGGATCGCCGAGCAGGTCGCAGCGGGCCACCCCGTCGACGGCCTGTTCCCGATGAACGCGCAGTGGCGCGCTGCATTCGATGCACGCTCCGAACCGCAGACGGGTCAGGGCTGA